Genomic window (Chrysiogenia bacterium):
CTGACGCATCGCGTTCCAAACGCAGAAAAGTTCACTCAAGGCCCCGGTTTCGCGCGAAACCGGGGCTTTTTCTTTGCTGCGGTCCAATTGGGATCACGTGGCAACCCCGGATGCTCTGACTGGCCTTTTTCGGGCCATTCCGTTACCGTTCGCTTGGGTAGAACACAGCTTGAAACCGGGAATCGGGTGGCAGCATGAGTAAGGGACGCATAGCGATCCTCGACGATGAGCCCGCTGTCCGGGAAATCCTTGGGGAATTCCTGCGAACGCGCGGCTACGAGGTATCTCTCTTCGAAGAGCCCAACGGGCTCGACAAGCATTTGCGCAATCACCCTGTCGATCTGCTGGTCTGTGATCTCTACCTGGGCGACGTGACGGGTCTCGATGTGATCCGCAAGCTTCGCCCCGGTTACCCCGCACTCGATATCATCGTCCTGACCGGATTTGCCTCCATCGACAACGTGATCGAAGCATTCCGCCTGGGTGCCAATGAGTACCTGCAGAAGCCGGTGAACCTGCTCCTGTTCGAGAATTCCATTGAACGCCTGCTGGAGAAGAAGCGCCTGGCGCGCGAGGTCCTCGAACTCAAGGACATCATCACCATCCATCAGGCTGCAGCCGACATCGCCGACCACCACGCGCTTCCCAATCTCTACGAAATCGTTCTCAAGACCGCTCTCAAGGGCGCCAGCGCTGATGCCGGTGCCATCGTCTGCTTTGCCGGCGAGGGCGATGAGCTCTGCGTGGAATTCGGCGCCGAGCACGGACTGGCTGCAGAAGAGCGCGACCAGTTCCTGAATCTCACACCCGAGCAGGTGCGCCAGCTCCGTCACGAATACTCCGCCATCAATGGCCACTGCACGGAGCTGGAGAACAACACCTGCCCGGTGGCCAGCGTCTTCGGCGACGATCTCGGCATCTGCGTTCCCATGCGTCAGAAAGGCGAAGTGCGCGGTGCGCT
Coding sequences:
- a CDS encoding response regulator; translation: MSKGRIAILDDEPAVREILGEFLRTRGYEVSLFEEPNGLDKHLRNHPVDLLVCDLYLGDVTGLDVIRKLRPGYPALDIIVLTGFASIDNVIEAFRLGANEYLQKPVNLLLFENSIERLLEKKRLAREVLELKDIITIHQAAADIADHHALPNLYEIVLKTALKGASADAGAIVCFAGEGDELCVEFGAEHGLAAEERDQFLNLTPEQVRQLRHEYSAINGHCTELENNTCPVASVFGDDLGICVPMRQKGEVRGALHLVRRKSDTEFTEHEIASARVLAHNAAIAAERARLYKDLEVGYVASIESLAKALEAKDPYTGGHADRVRKYCRMMSDLTDLDEETKLRVESAALLHDIGKLGVSDYVLQKKGPLTADERDQIMEHPSIGDRILSEVPSLAAERLWVYEHHERWDGSGYPRGIGGEEISLPGRILILVEVYDALATKRSYKDAWPAEMIHEHFSEGSGKIYDPVTTELFLELFHKKLAQSKAS